One window from the genome of Nicotiana sylvestris chromosome 9, ASM39365v2, whole genome shotgun sequence encodes:
- the LOC104230793 gene encoding fasciclin-like arabinogalactan protein 19, with translation MASTAKLFIFLISIFICISHTTAANPVFRRSTPDSRRHLLLTPSPSQSPSPLAVILNNLGFQDLANASLNANISTINFPLTIFAPTDSSLLTCPSCSLPLLLQEHSVLGLYSFHFLRNLAFGTKIETLAPTRCLTITPSRINNSSRSVFVNGVEITKPDLYNNGFIIVHGIQGYIAHLSPISCRIESMTSLSFPFIPPPTEAFAATRLMLKDVMASLRTGGYSIVALAMRVKYPELADLKSMTIFAIDDLSIFDGGNGHEYVANLGFHIVPNRLLMASELVRLPHDTELLTMDRGEKLVVTTEGGNGPLVPMRINYVKIKNLDLVYNIRIVVHGLSTPFPRIRRHQNDGTQEFQEMMMGTVQ, from the coding sequence ATGGCGTCCACTGCTAAGCTCTTCATCTTCCTCATCTCCATTTTCATCTGCATTTCACACACCACCGCCGCAAACCCTGTGTTCCGCCGTTCAACACCAGACTCTCGTCGTCACCTTCTCCTAACTCCATCACCATCTCAATCTCCATCTCCATTGGCCGTCATCCTCAATAATCTCGGTTTCCAAGACCTGGCCAACGCATCTCTTAACGCCAACATCTCCACCATTAATTTCCCACTTACCATTTTCGCCCCTACTGATTCCTCCCTCCTCACTTGCCCCTCTTGTTCCCTTCCCCTGCTTCTTCAAGAACACTCTGTTCTTGGTCTCTACTCTTTCCACTTCCTCCGTAACCTTGCATTTGGTACAAAGATTGAAACTTTAGCCCCAACTCGCTGTCTTACTATAACCCCCTCTCGTATTAACAACTCTTCGAGGTCTGTTTTTGTAAACGGGGTGGAAATTACCAAACCGGACTTATACAATAATGGGTTCATCATTGTTCATGGTATACAGGGGTATATCGCTCATCTTTCTCCAATTTCATGCAGAATTGAGAGCATGACTAGTTTGTCGTTCCCGTTTATTCCACCGCCCACGGAGGCGTTTGCTGCCACGCGCTTGatgttaaaagatgttatggCAAGTCTGCGTACTGGTGGTTATAGTATAGTGGCACTTGCTATGAGAGTTAAGTACCCTGAGTTAGCTGATTTGAAATCCATGACTATTTTTGCAATTGATGATTTGTCAATCTTTGATGGTGGGAATGGGCATGAGTATGTGGCAAATCTTGGGTTTCATATTGTGCCTAATAGGCTGTTAATGGCCTCTGAGTTGGTAAGATTGCCTCATGATACAGAGCTGCTGACAATGGATAGGGGGGAGAAATTGGTTGTCACTACTGAGGGTGGCAATGGTCCTTTGGTTCCAATGAGGATTAATTACGTTAAAATCAAGAATTTGGACCTTGTTTACAATATTAGGATTGTGGTTCATGGGCTTTCAACGCCATTCCCACGCATTCGTCGTCATCAAAATGATGGTACACAGGAATTTCAAGAGATGATGATGGGGACTGTGCAATAA
- the LOC104230794 gene encoding small ribosomal subunit protein eS24z-like: MADKAVTIRTRKFMTNRLLARKQFIIDVLHPGRANVSKAELKEKLARMYEVKEPNAIFVFKFRTHFGGGKSTGFGLIYDSVENAKKYEPKYRLIRNGLDTKVEKSRKQMKERKNRAKKVRGVKKTKAGDAKKK, translated from the exons ATGGCGGACAAGGCAGTGACTATTAGAACTAGGAAGTTCATGACCAATAGGCTTCTTGCAAGGAAACAATTC ATTATTGATGTCTTGCATCCTGGAAGAGCCAATGTTTCCAAG GCTGAGTTGAAAGAGAAATTGGCAAGGATGTATGAAGTGAAAGAGCCAAATGCCATCTTCGTGTTCAAGTTCAGGACCCActttggaggaggcaaatctacTGGATTTGGTTTGATCTATGACTCTGTTGAAAACGCAAAGAAGTATGAGCCCAAGTACAGGTTGATCAGG AATGGATTAGACACCAAGGTGGAGAAGTCCAGGAAGCAAATGAAGGAGCGCAAGAACAGAGCCAAGAAAGTTCGTGGTGTCAAGAAG ACCAAGGCCGGAGATGCTAAGAAGAAGTGA
- the LOC104230795 gene encoding uncharacterized protein, with the protein MEYDRLVSLLYNKMRLGKCSVNLKITERYPYSVTPQGVASYAEFNIEDDETLRDFLGTSDEYRKLILIKILEMYVKVEDVRNNEVAQSRDNPLSTGGYSGAVLAEQVPPERVWPDLNLSPRENEEQGNNFSPTLHNPQDDGGYRPDMNFTSYEPMPSWNMRNFGVLDHGGPSESHHQQDNVYHGMSTHYDFENEKLDGPVLTQLPINDVFTRDLADAQSQEDNSNYDKGDDEEEENAEPDLMRKHDPPPVIPRVYTSHVSFHSRHIPYLDHLSSMPDVNSLTRDFDEIWTAMWDESRPTVLAKGMFFPNKARLSRAAKMYTVKECCEMMV; encoded by the exons ATGGAGTACGATAGACTTGTATCGTTGTTATATAATAAAATGAGGCTAGGCAAATGTTCGGTGAATCTTAAAATAACTGAAAGATATCCGTATTCTgtgactccgcaaggggttgcttctTACGCTGAGTTTAAtatcgaggatgatgaaactctaAGAGATTTTTTGGGGACTTCGGATGAATACCGGAAACTTATTTTGATAAAAATATTGGAAATGTACGTGAAGGTTGAAGACGTTCGCAATAATGAGGTTGCGCAAAGCAGGGATAACCCTCTATCaacgggtggttattctggagcagttttagcCGAACAGGTTCCGCCTGAAAGAGTTTGGCcggatctaaacttatctccacgGGAGAATGAGGAGCAAGGAAATAATTTCTCTCCTACTTtacataatccacaagacgacgG GGGGTACCGtccagatatgaattttacaagttatgaacccATGcccagttggaatatgcgtaattttggtgtgttggatcatggtggtccatccgagagtcatcaccaacaagataATGTCTATCATGGAATGTcaacacattacgactt tgaaaacgagaaACTTGATGGTCCTGTCCTCACTCAGTTGCCCATAAACGACGTATTTACTCgggatttggcagatgcgcagagtcaggaagataatAGTAATTATGAcaagggtgatgatgaggaggaagagaATGCCGAACCTGATTTGATGAGGAAGCATGATCCACCTCCCGTTATACCAAGAGTGTACACGTCCCAcgtgtcgtttcattcaaggcatattccctaccttgatcattTGTCAAGTATGCCGGATGTGAATTccctcacaagggattttgatgaaatttggacagcaatgtgggatgaatcCAGACCAACGGTGCTGGCAAAAGGCATGTTTTTTCCTAATAAAGCGCGCCTAAGCAGGGCGGCGAAAATGTACACCGTAAAAGAGTGCTGTGAGATGATGGTATGA